The Lasioglossum baleicum chromosome 12, iyLasBale1, whole genome shotgun sequence genome includes a region encoding these proteins:
- the LOC143214210 gene encoding uncharacterized protein LOC143214210, whose product MAGVEAIESQLQTKRAIGRSLLNLRKLGKEKWTKATLRTRIAHLQDHWQKFNTGNDRVCSIIPPADQTKIPYFSENQFEKTEETYLETLAFMTSQLDDLTSVPVSHPSNHCDGQVVPPVPADQLPRLNLPEFDGRYATWESFRDRFTALIIKNPSLHDVSHLHYLTSSIMGRALECIENIPITEDNFTVAWTALMKRYQNPRRLVTAHLQSLFDLPALSHESAADLQRLRDRVCVITASLKNLGRKPEDLWNDILVHLVSQKLDTSSRKAWKLKISDDVAPPPFELLSNFVDSRVRGLEEFSESESVTAAVCPVATMQPAAGPSRVHAVTTYQTSTKTFPPCPVCRASHNLSACPQFTSRNPHGRRELISKLNRCFNCLSNAHTTLDCSSKYLCRVCHRRHHSLLHEDVAPPPSGNSAPVSASSEVSAHLASTREEASSAVLLATALVKLSVSSGRCVTVRPLIDQGSETSFVTEAMVHILRAKRTRVNTSISAIGGVHAGSVRHAVHLQVAHRSRATPAMSTVALVLPALSTYAPKRIRDSRVLAHLADLEWADPDPSNRSAIHLILGADVYPSIVLDGVRKCRSGSPVAQETIFGWVISGPTACQSDESDTVHAVRSDFREFSRISMHHCTQDDPLAQDLKRFWELEEVPRRSFLTYLLIMSQMVNIYVQILL is encoded by the coding sequence ATGGCGGGGGTAGAGGCAATCGAAAGCCAACTCCAAACGAAGCGAGCCATCGGACGCAGTCTTCTCAATCTGAggaagctggggaaggagaaatGGACCAAGGCTACACTGCGTACTAGAATCGCCCACCTGCAGGACCACTGGCAGAAATTCAACACCGGAAACGACCGAGTCTGCTCCATCATCCCTCCCGCGGACCAGACCAAGATCCCGTACTTCTCCGAGAATCAGTTCGAGAAAACGGAGGAAACATACTTGGAGACCCTGGCGTTCATGACGTCTCAGCTCGACGATTTGACCAGCGTCCCTGTAAGTCACCCTTCAAATCATTGCGACGGGCAAGTGGTTCCGCCTGTACCAGCCGATCAGCTTCCGCGTTTAAACTTGCCAGAATTCGATGGCCGATACGCGACGTGGGAATCGTTTCGCGACCGTTTCACCGCCCTCATTATAAAAAACCCATCGCTCCACGACGTATCGCACCTCCATTATCTGACGTCGTCCATCATGGGTCGCGCTCTCGAATGTATCGAAAATATTCCCATTACCGAGGATAATTTCACAGTTGCCTGGACTGCTCTTATGAAGCGTTATCAAAATCCGCGACGTCTCGTCACCGCACACCTTCAATCATTGTTCGACCTGCCCGCGCTTTCTCACGAGTCGGCGGCCGACTTACAAAGACTTCGCGATCGCGTCTGCGTCATCACCGCGTCGCTGAAAAATCTAGGAAGGAAACCGGAAGATCTCTGGAACGATATACTGGTCCATCTGGTATCCCAGAAGCTGGACACTTCGTCGCGAAAAGCCTGGAAACTAAAAATCAGCGACGACGTTGCACCGCCGCCCTTCGAGCTGCTGTCGAATTTTGTTGATTCTCGCGTTCGTGGGCTCGAAGAATTTTCCGAAAGCGAGTCCGTTACCGCCGCTGTGTGCCCCGTCGCGACGATGCAACCAGCCGCCGGTCCTTCCCGAGTGCATGCCGTCACAACATATCAGACGTCGACGAAAACGTTTCCGCCATGCCCGGTGTGTCGAGCATCTCATAATTTAAGCGCATGCCCGCAGTTTACATCGCGGAACCCGCACGGTCGGCGCGAACTTATCAGTAAACTCAATCGTTGTTTCAACTGTCTGAGCAACGCGCATACCACTTTGGACTGTTCAAGCAAATATTTGTGTCGCGTATGTCACCGACGACACCATTCGCTCCTACACGAAGACGTAGCACCGCCACCATCCGGAAACTCAGCGCCCGTGTCAGCCAGTTCCGAGGTGAGCGCTCACCTCGCGTCTACCCGCGAAGAGGCGAGCTCCGCGGTCCTATTAGCCACGGCCCTTGTAAAATTAAGCGTCTCCTCCGGTCGTTGCGTGACCGTCCGACCCCTGATCGACCAAGGCTCCGAAACAAGTTTCGTCACCGAAGCGATGGTGCATATTCTGCGAGCAAAGCGCACCCGCGTCAATACTTCGATTTCAGCAATCGGCGGCGTCCACGCCGGGAGCGTGCGTCACGCTGTGCACCTCCAGGTAGCCCACCGCTCGCGCGCGACTCCCGCGATGTCAACCGTCGCCCTCGTGCTCCCTGCGCTTTCAACGTACGCGCCGAAACGCATCCGTGACTCGCGAGTTCTAGCGCACCTTGCGGATTTGGAATGGGCCGACCCCGATCCGTCAAACCGATCCGCGATTCACCTGATTCTTGGCGCGGACGTTTACCCCAGCATCGTTCTCGATGGGGTGCGGAAATGTCGCAGCGGATCGCCAGTAGCGCAGGAAACCATCTTCGGGTGGGTCATTTCCGGACCCACAGCATGTCAGTCCGACGAATCGGATACAGTCCATGCTGTCCGTAGCGACTTCCGCGAGTTCTCAAGAATATCTATGCACCATTGCACTCAAGACGACCCTCTCGCTCAAGACCTCAAACGATTTTGGGAACTCGAAGAGGTTCCCCGTCGCTCCTTTCTCACCTATTTACTAATTATGTCTCAAATGGTTAATATATACGTTCAAATTTTGCTATAA
- the LOC143214209 gene encoding uncharacterized protein LOC143214209 has product MKGDEEGEWTYAGGRGNSVIDYILGNEETREGVEKMEVGERIDSDHAPLTVWVKGERKEKGRRAGGGKGLGVGNWSEEGIKDFREKFGRGKVGEVGVEEDWKGLKEKIKEVLGNAGKKEKGRRIGWWDEECREEKRKVRGELRRWRKEGGEGLEYRAKKMTYRLMCEGKKKEEREKWERELEGVKTERQVWNIVNRERKKRNRVYEGIKMEEWDEHFRGILGGVEWRVRKGGESKRREEGERDIEKWEVTRVLKGLKEKKAAGGDEIRNEVWKYGGGEVEEWLWRVCNRVWRGEGWIGEWSEGIVVPIAKKGDSKKAENYRGFTLLQTAYKVYAAILAERLREEVEGKGLLPESQTGFRKGIGCVDNIYVLNYLINRQVKRKSKKMIIFFVDLKAAFDSVDREVLVRAMRARG; this is encoded by the coding sequence ATGAAGGGGGACGAAGAAGGGGAGTGGACGTAcgcgggagggagagggaactcGGTCATAGACTACATTCTAGGAAATGAGGAAACAAGGGAGGGGGTAGAGAAGATGGAGGTAGGTGAGAGGATAGATTCGGATCACGCACCACTGACGGTCTGGGTTAAAGGGGAAAGGAAGGAAAAGGGTAGGAGGGCAGGGGGAGGGAAGGGGCTAGGGGTAGGAAACTGGTCGGAGGAAGGGATAAAGGATTTCAGGGAAAAATTTGGGAGGGGAAAGGTAGGGGAAGTGGGGGTAGAAGAAGACTGGAAAGGTCTGAAAGAAAAGATAAAGGAAGTGTTAGGGAATGcggggaaaaaagaaaaagggagGAGAATAGGGTGGTGGGATGAGGAATGTAGAGAGGAAAAAAGGAAAGTGAGGGGGGAGCTGAGGAGATGGAGGAAAGAGGGAGGGGAGGGACTAGAGTATAGGGCAAAGAAGATGACGTATAGGCTGATGTGCGAGgggaaaaagaaagaggagagagaaaaatgGGAAAGGGAACTGGAGGGGGTTAAAACGGAGAGGCAAGTTTGGAACATAGTAAATAGGGAAAGGAAAAAGCGAAATAGAGTATATGAGGGAATAAAGATGGAAGAATGGGATGAACACTTTAGAGGGATTCTGGGAGGGGTAGAGTGGAGGGTGAGGAAAGGGGGAGAAAGTAAAAGGAGGGAGGAGGGGGAGAGGGATATAGAAAAATGGGAGGTGACAAGGGTTCTAAAGGGGCTGAAGGAGAAAAAAGCGGCGGGAGGGGATGAGATCAGGAACGAGGTTTGGAAGTACGGGGGGGGCGAGGTCGAGGAGTGGCTGTGGAGGGTGTGTAATAGGGTATGGAGGGGGGAGGGATGGATAGGGGAGTGGTCGGAGGGGATAGTAGTTCCAATAGCGAAGAAGGGGGACAGTAAGAAGGCAGAAAATTACAGGGGGTTCACGCTGCTACAAACGGCATACAAAGTTTACGCGGCAATTCTAGCGGAAAGGTTGAGGGAGGAAGTGGAGGGGAAGGGACTGTtacccgagagtcaaacgggaTTTAGGAAGGGGATAGGGTGCGTGGACAATATTTACGTGCTGAACTATCTAATAAACAGACAGGTGAAGAGAAAGAGCAAGAAGATGATAATTTTCTTTGTGGATTTAAAGGCAGCATTCGATTCGGTGGACAGGGAAGTATTAGTAAGGGCAATGAGAGCTAGGGGGTAA